The following proteins come from a genomic window of Sorghum bicolor cultivar BTx623 chromosome 3, Sorghum_bicolor_NCBIv3, whole genome shotgun sequence:
- the LOC110433587 gene encoding uncharacterized protein LOC110433587, whose translation MDGSFTGNPEEERSYRSSCSADLCRPCTGDPIYVHPSRRAQLDSTKSGAQHAICGPLFISGSNKASNAWIEVQANFDHLACDGYLSCADFPNEVQEQRTIYIFIYASSEFKGF comes from the exons ATGGACGGCAGCTTCACAGGCAATCCGGAGGAGGAAAGATCCTACAGGAGTTCCTGTTCAGCCGATCTGTGTCGTCCCTGCACCGGAGACCCTATCTACGTGCATCCTAGCCGTCGTGCGCAGCTCGACAGCACCAAGTCCGGCGCGCAGCACGCGATCTGCGGCCCCCTCTTCATCAGCGGTAGCAACAAGGCCAGCAATGCCTGGATCGAGGTCCAGGCCAACTTCGACCACCTCGCTTGTGACGGCTACCTCTCCTGCGCTGACTTCCCCAAT GAAGTTCAGGAACAAAGAACAATATATATTTTCATTTACGCAAGTTCTGAATTTAAG GGCTTCTGA